The following are from one region of the Natronosporangium hydrolyticum genome:
- a CDS encoding endonuclease/exonuclease/phosphatase family protein translates to MRVLTWNLWWRHGPWRRRQPAIAAALAQLAPDICGLQEVWGRAPAGPGEPSDSAVVTDQPPDDNLAAALAQQLGMHWCWAGRPRVAGRADDAGYWFGNAILSRWPITDPAQTPLPVPAGQQQRLVLHGAIAAPAGRLPFFTTHFSHPAGASAQRVAQARTVAGFVATHSRPDDPYPPVVTGDLNAEPDSDELRLLGGVHTAPAAPGVVLLDTWRFAATDAAGATWSHRNPYLADDPYPDARIDYLLVGVARAGRGRVRSVQRVGDTPVALPGDPEVWASDHFGVSADLAD, encoded by the coding sequence GTGCGGGTGCTGACCTGGAATCTGTGGTGGCGGCACGGCCCCTGGCGACGTCGGCAACCAGCGATCGCGGCGGCGTTGGCGCAGTTGGCCCCGGACATCTGCGGGTTGCAGGAAGTGTGGGGTCGGGCCCCCGCCGGCCCCGGCGAGCCCAGCGACTCCGCGGTCGTCACTGACCAACCCCCGGACGACAACCTCGCCGCCGCCCTGGCGCAGCAGCTCGGCATGCACTGGTGCTGGGCCGGCCGGCCGCGGGTGGCCGGGCGCGCCGACGACGCCGGGTACTGGTTCGGCAACGCGATCCTGAGCCGCTGGCCGATCACCGACCCGGCGCAGACACCGCTGCCGGTGCCGGCGGGGCAGCAGCAACGGCTCGTCCTCCACGGCGCGATCGCCGCCCCCGCCGGCCGGCTGCCCTTCTTCACCACCCACTTCAGCCACCCGGCCGGCGCCTCCGCGCAGCGGGTAGCTCAAGCACGCACCGTCGCCGGCTTCGTCGCCACCCACAGCCGGCCCGACGACCCGTACCCACCGGTGGTCACCGGGGACCTCAACGCCGAGCCAGACTCCGACGAACTCCGGCTGCTCGGCGGCGTACACACCGCACCGGCCGCCCCCGGGGTGGTGTTGTTGGACACCTGGCGGTTCGCCGCCACCGACGCCGCCGGCGCGACCTGGAGCCACCGCAACCCGTACCTGGCCGACGACCCCTACCCCGACGCCCGGATCGACTATCTCCTGGTCGGCGTCGCCCGCGCCGGCCGCGGCCGGGTCCGGTCGGTCCAACGGGTCGGCGACACCCCGGTGGCGCTGCCCGGCGACCCAGAGGTGTGGGCCTCCGACCACTTCGGCGTCAGCGCCGACCTGGCCGACTGA
- a CDS encoding 2-hydroxyacid dehydrogenase: MRVAVFSTKPYDEEFLRSANQQAGHELVFLEPRLSEETAALAAGSAAVCAFVNDDLSAGVLARLAEQGVRLVALRSAGFNHVDLATAAKLGITVARVPGYSPHAVAEHCAGLILALNRKIHRAYNRVREGNFALSGLLGFDLHGRTVGVIGTGKIGVCFIKIMAGFGCRVLAYDPYPGDAAREAGAEYAPLAQVLGESDVVALHCPLTPETHHLINAESIEQMRDGVMLINTSRGALVDTAAVIEGLKRGKIGFLGLDVYEEEADLFFEDLSDQMLRDDIFSRLITFPNVLITGHQAFFTEEALGNIAATTVANVTAFERDEGELHRVTADVLA; encoded by the coding sequence ATGCGCGTCGCAGTGTTCAGTACCAAACCCTATGATGAGGAGTTCCTGCGGTCGGCCAATCAGCAGGCCGGGCACGAGCTGGTGTTTCTGGAGCCGCGCTTGTCGGAGGAGACCGCGGCGTTGGCCGCGGGCAGCGCGGCGGTGTGCGCGTTCGTCAACGACGATCTGAGCGCCGGAGTGCTGGCCCGCCTCGCCGAGCAGGGGGTCCGGCTGGTGGCGCTGCGCTCGGCCGGGTTCAACCACGTCGACCTGGCGACCGCCGCGAAGCTGGGGATCACCGTGGCACGGGTGCCGGGCTACTCGCCGCACGCGGTGGCCGAGCACTGCGCCGGGCTGATCCTGGCGCTCAACCGCAAGATCCACCGTGCCTACAACCGGGTCCGGGAGGGCAACTTCGCGCTGAGCGGGCTGCTCGGCTTCGACCTGCACGGCCGTACGGTCGGGGTGATCGGCACCGGCAAGATCGGTGTCTGCTTCATCAAGATCATGGCGGGCTTCGGCTGCCGGGTCCTCGCCTATGACCCGTACCCAGGTGACGCGGCCCGGGAGGCCGGCGCGGAGTATGCACCGCTGGCGCAGGTCCTGGGGGAGTCGGATGTGGTGGCGCTGCACTGCCCGCTGACGCCGGAGACCCACCACCTGATCAACGCCGAGTCCATCGAGCAGATGCGTGACGGGGTCATGCTGATCAACACCAGCCGGGGTGCGTTGGTGGACACCGCCGCGGTGATCGAGGGGCTCAAGCGCGGCAAGATCGGCTTCCTCGGGCTGGATGTGTACGAAGAGGAGGCCGATCTGTTCTTCGAGGATCTCTCCGACCAGATGCTGCGGGACGACATCTTCTCCCGGCTCATAACCTTCCCGAACGTGCTGATCACCGGGCATCAGGCGTTCTTCACCGAGGAGGCGCTGGGCAACATCGCCGCGACCACAGTGGCCAACGTCACCGCGTTCGAGCGGGATGAGGGTGAACTGCACCGGGTGACCGCCGACGTGCTGGCCTAG
- a CDS encoding GNAT family N-acetyltransferase, whose protein sequence is MYPVMIDGPRVWLREFDDGDLDATMAIVGDPEVTKTLSFETPTSEEQAAVLATHLDKARSKPRVEYYLAAVEQGTGELIGMVRLTLAWPRAGDLGYIVRRDRWGLGYATEIATAMLDFGYGRLRLHRVQASCEPDNPSSERVLRKLGFSFEGRLRDHTVRGGSFHDSLQYSLLAPEWRQPRPEAPPSPPDESNQATVAG, encoded by the coding sequence ATGTACCCGGTGATGATCGATGGCCCCCGAGTCTGGCTACGCGAATTCGACGACGGCGATCTCGACGCCACGATGGCGATCGTCGGCGACCCCGAGGTGACAAAGACCCTCAGCTTCGAGACCCCGACCAGCGAAGAGCAGGCCGCGGTGCTGGCGACCCACCTTGACAAGGCCCGCAGCAAACCCCGGGTCGAGTATTACCTCGCCGCGGTCGAGCAGGGCACCGGCGAACTCATCGGCATGGTCCGGCTGACCCTCGCCTGGCCCCGCGCCGGCGACCTCGGCTACATCGTGCGGCGGGATCGATGGGGCCTGGGCTACGCCACCGAGATCGCGACCGCGATGCTGGACTTCGGCTATGGCCGGCTGCGACTGCACCGGGTGCAGGCCAGCTGCGAACCGGACAATCCCTCCTCCGAGCGGGTGCTGCGCAAGCTCGGCTTCAGCTTCGAGGGCCGGCTACGGGACCACACCGTGCGTGGCGGATCTTTCCACGACTCCCTGCAATATTCACTGCTGGCGCCGGAGTGGCGGCAACCACGCCCCGAGGCGCCGCCCTCGCCACCCGACGAGTCCAACCAGGCCACTGTGGCAGGATAA
- a CDS encoding response regulator transcription factor, producing MIRVVLADDQALVRAGFRALLDAEPDIEVVGEAGDGAQAVRLTSQTRPDLVLMDIRMPGVDGLTATRQLAADPALAQLRIVILTTFELDEYVFEALRSGAAGFLVKDTEPVELLRGVRAVAAGDALLSPSVTRRVIEQFAARAAAPTPPREVADLTDREREVVALVGAGLSNQEIAERLVLSPATAKTHVSRAMGKVGARDRAQLVVLAYEAGLVRPGWV from the coding sequence GTGATCCGGGTAGTGCTCGCCGACGATCAGGCGTTGGTTCGGGCCGGGTTCCGGGCGTTGCTGGACGCGGAGCCCGACATCGAGGTGGTGGGGGAGGCGGGCGACGGCGCGCAGGCGGTCCGGTTGACCAGCCAGACCCGGCCGGATCTGGTGTTGATGGACATTCGGATGCCGGGGGTGGATGGGTTGACCGCCACCCGGCAACTGGCGGCGGACCCGGCGTTGGCGCAGCTGCGGATCGTAATCCTGACCACTTTCGAACTGGATGAGTATGTCTTCGAGGCGCTCCGCTCCGGCGCGGCCGGTTTCTTGGTGAAGGACACCGAACCGGTGGAGCTGCTGCGGGGCGTGCGGGCGGTCGCGGCCGGTGATGCGCTGTTGTCGCCGAGCGTGACCCGGCGGGTGATCGAGCAGTTCGCGGCGCGCGCCGCCGCGCCCACGCCACCTCGGGAGGTGGCCGACCTGACCGACCGGGAACGGGAGGTGGTGGCGTTGGTGGGGGCGGGGTTGTCGAACCAGGAGATCGCGGAGCGGCTGGTGTTGAGTCCGGCGACCGCGAAGACGCATGTGTCGCGCGCGATGGGCAAGGTGGGGGCGCGGGATCGGGCGCAGTTGGTGGTGCTGGCCTACGAGGCGGGGCTGGTCCGCCCGGGGTGGGTGTGA
- a CDS encoding L-lactate permease, whose amino-acid sequence MQALLAALPIVAVLVLMLVVGWSAARAGTVAAIGTLLLAIFAFRFGGPTDPFGVPAGVLGVLAEAGFVSLTVIAIIGPALGIHHLQQRTGATATLRAGLARITPDPRVAALLIAWFFCLFLEGAAGFGTPVALAAPFLVAAGFRPVAAVVAAMVGHAAGVSFGAVGTPLLAQVTITDYSGGQLAWATAPYHLILGGLLAAVVVLVIGRAAEGRPPWLWGAAAAVLFFIPYGLIARFVGPELPTLGGALLGALGFVGLVVLLRRRAPATPVAVSVPVGVPPGPAGGGGDHADSDDADSADRAGEGPGAGAAGDDSSPPGMGVVRAAAPYLILVGLVLLSRLVPPVRDALYGVEVEWRLFDAFTGHVRPLYHPAVLLTVAFLLGALVQRAPLRQVRGAAATATGQLGWVLVALVAMVTIAFTMSQSGMTAQLAEAAAGAGPWWPLLAPAVGALGTFVTGSATASNVLFTEFQQSTAETAELPVLPLLGAQGFGAAVGNIICPHNIVAAAATVGLSGQEGRIMRVTLPVALGYVALGGLLAWWFVQ is encoded by the coding sequence GTGCAGGCGTTACTCGCGGCGCTGCCGATCGTGGCGGTGCTGGTGCTGATGCTGGTCGTCGGCTGGTCGGCGGCGCGGGCCGGCACGGTAGCGGCGATCGGCACGCTGTTGCTGGCGATCTTCGCCTTCCGGTTCGGCGGCCCCACCGACCCGTTCGGGGTCCCGGCCGGAGTGCTCGGGGTGCTCGCCGAGGCAGGGTTCGTCAGTCTGACCGTAATCGCGATCATCGGACCGGCGCTCGGCATCCACCATCTGCAACAGCGCACCGGTGCGACCGCGACGCTGCGGGCCGGGCTGGCGCGGATCACGCCCGATCCCCGGGTCGCAGCGTTGCTGATCGCCTGGTTCTTCTGCCTCTTCCTGGAGGGGGCGGCGGGTTTCGGCACGCCGGTGGCGCTGGCGGCACCGTTCCTGGTCGCGGCCGGCTTCCGGCCGGTAGCCGCGGTGGTCGCGGCGATGGTGGGACACGCCGCCGGAGTCTCCTTCGGCGCGGTCGGCACCCCGCTGCTCGCCCAGGTGACGATCACCGACTACAGCGGTGGGCAGCTCGCCTGGGCGACCGCGCCGTACCACCTGATCTTGGGTGGGCTCCTCGCTGCGGTGGTGGTGCTGGTGATCGGCCGGGCAGCCGAGGGTCGGCCACCGTGGTTGTGGGGCGCCGCCGCAGCGGTGCTGTTCTTCATCCCGTACGGGCTGATCGCCCGTTTCGTCGGCCCGGAGTTGCCCACCCTCGGCGGGGCGCTGCTTGGGGCGCTCGGCTTCGTCGGGTTGGTGGTGCTACTGCGCCGACGCGCGCCAGCGACCCCGGTCGCGGTCTCGGTGCCGGTCGGTGTTCCGCCCGGCCCGGCCGGTGGGGGCGGCGACCACGCCGACTCGGACGACGCCGACTCGGCGGACCGGGCCGGGGAGGGCCCGGGCGCCGGAGCGGCCGGGGACGACTCGTCGCCACCGGGGATGGGGGTGGTGCGGGCGGCCGCGCCGTATTTGATCCTGGTCGGGCTGGTGTTGCTGAGCCGGCTGGTGCCGCCGGTGCGGGACGCGCTGTACGGGGTGGAGGTGGAGTGGCGACTCTTCGACGCCTTCACCGGGCACGTGCGGCCGCTCTACCATCCGGCGGTGCTGCTCACCGTCGCCTTCCTACTCGGCGCCCTGGTGCAACGGGCGCCGCTGCGGCAGGTCCGCGGCGCCGCCGCCACCGCTACCGGCCAGCTCGGCTGGGTGCTGGTGGCGCTGGTGGCGATGGTGACCATCGCGTTCACCATGTCCCAGTCCGGGATGACCGCCCAGCTCGCCGAAGCCGCGGCTGGGGCCGGCCCGTGGTGGCCGTTGCTGGCCCCGGCGGTGGGCGCGCTCGGCACCTTCGTCACCGGCTCAGCGACCGCCTCGAATGTCCTCTTCACCGAGTTTCAGCAGAGCACCGCCGAGACCGCGGAGCTACCGGTGTTGCCGCTGCTGGGAGCGCAGGGGTTCGGTGCGGCCGTCGGCAACATCATCTGCCCGCACAACATTGTGGCGGCCGCGGCCACGGTCGGCCTCTCTGGGCAGGAGGGGCGGATCATGCGGGTGACGTTGCCGGTGGCGCTCGGATACGTGGCGCTGGGCGGGCTGCTGGCCTGGTGGTTCGTCCAGTAG
- the folP gene encoding dihydropteroate synthase — protein MDLPPLTAPRRQIGGHDFDFARQVAIMAIVNRTPDSFYDQGRTFALPAAVAAAKQAAEAGADWVDIGGQPFAPGEELSVADEIARVLPVIEATRAATPVVISVETYRPEVARAAITAGAGIINDTSGLHDPTLAEVVADSDATLVITHSLARPRTPYPKPQYRDVAVDVADLLRQRVDTALRHGVPPARIIVDPGHDLNKNTYHSLELTRRLPEITALGFPTLAAVSNKDFIGETLAAPPGQRREGTLAAVVACVMLGARIVRVHEVAPAVAAVRMTEAILGLRPPATARHNLE, from the coding sequence GTGGACCTACCGCCGCTCACCGCCCCCCGCCGCCAGATCGGCGGCCACGACTTCGACTTCGCCCGGCAGGTGGCGATCATGGCGATCGTCAATCGCACCCCAGACTCCTTCTACGACCAGGGGCGCACCTTCGCACTGCCGGCGGCGGTAGCGGCGGCGAAACAAGCAGCCGAAGCCGGCGCCGACTGGGTCGACATCGGCGGCCAGCCATTCGCACCCGGCGAGGAGCTCAGCGTCGCCGACGAGATCGCCCGGGTGTTGCCGGTGATCGAAGCGACCCGGGCCGCTACCCCGGTGGTCATCTCGGTCGAGACCTACCGCCCCGAGGTGGCCCGCGCCGCCATCACCGCCGGGGCGGGCATCATCAACGACACCAGCGGGCTGCACGACCCGACCCTCGCCGAGGTCGTCGCCGACAGCGACGCCACCCTGGTGATCACGCACAGCCTCGCCCGGCCCCGCACCCCGTACCCCAAGCCGCAGTACCGCGACGTCGCAGTAGACGTCGCCGACCTGCTGCGGCAGCGGGTGGATACCGCGCTGCGACACGGTGTCCCCCCAGCCCGGATCATCGTCGACCCCGGACATGACCTGAACAAGAACACCTACCACTCGCTGGAGTTGACCCGCCGTCTGCCGGAGATCACCGCGCTCGGGTTCCCGACCCTGGCGGCGGTGTCGAACAAGGACTTCATCGGCGAGACCCTGGCCGCCCCACCCGGCCAACGGCGCGAGGGGACGCTGGCGGCGGTGGTCGCCTGCGTCATGCTCGGCGCCCGCATCGTCCGGGTCCACGAGGTCGCCCCCGCCGTGGCGGCGGTCCGAATGACCGAGGCGATCCTCGGGCTACGGCCGCCCGCGACGGCCCGGCACAACCTGGAGTAG
- a CDS encoding glycoside hydrolase family 48 protein: MIRSRRRWTAVLAAGALLAAGLAAAPATPAHAQSACTVDYTNAWDGGGGFGADVTINNHGSAINGWTLTFSFPGNQQITNGWTAVWSQSGSEVTATNESWNANIPANGSVTLGFNGSYSGSNPPPTTFFLNGVECTGEQQTAPPEVSISSPADGASFTAPADVTVEATASSDEGSVDRVEFYINGNLAGSDTSAPYSFTHEGLPAGSYVLGARAVDDQDQAATDEVTVVVDASAEPTVVTSLNTVNFTEGGSGGYEVSLSHEPAGTVTVTTEQSSGGTGFTLEEGAQLTFTSADWDQPQSVVVAAAEGTGGSSAEFTSNATGHIAATVTVNSLTSGGDDEVWVDRFLEQYDKVKNSGYFSSHGIPYHSIETLIVEAPDYGHVTTSEAFSFWLWMEAYYGKLTEDWQPFNAAWQTMETYIIPGSDDQPSAGAAGDAIYAAEHPQPSMYPSVLDDTVPVGDDPLRSELQSTHGTGEIYGMHWLLDVDNAYGYGHCGDGTTSPSYINTFQRGEQESVWETVPHPSCETFDFGGSNGFLPLFIDDPEGGAEQWRYTNAPDADARAIQSAYWALTWAREQGNESQVSGTIDDAAKMGDYLRYSLFDKYFKEIGNCVGATECPAGSGRDSAHYLLSWYYSWGGSYPSNDWSWRIGSSHNHFGYQNPMSAYAMVTEPALQTSSPTFVSDWENSLERTIEFYLWLQSSEGGIAGGATNSWGGHYGTPPAGTPTFYGMFYDEHPVYKDPGSNGWFGMQVWSLQRLAEYLYLTGDERAEQVLERWAPWAISETTIGADGEYAVPAEMAWSGAPTTWDPSDPLGHQNPNLNVEVVAHNQDVGVTAAYARTLLWYAAATGDTDAQETALGLIEALYANMGDLGVTVTEERPDYERFLDVHNDPPGFEDGPFIPSGFSGQMGNGELVEPGVTFYDLRSFYADDPNIDQVLAYAQDPDNAPVPTFEYHRSWAQMDVAMAFADYALLFPNG; encoded by the coding sequence ATGATCCGTTCAAGACGGCGTTGGACCGCGGTGCTCGCGGCCGGAGCGCTGTTGGCCGCCGGGCTGGCGGCCGCGCCGGCGACCCCGGCGCATGCGCAGAGCGCCTGCACGGTCGACTACACCAATGCGTGGGACGGTGGCGGCGGCTTCGGCGCCGACGTCACGATCAACAACCATGGCAGTGCGATCAACGGCTGGACGCTCACGTTCAGCTTCCCCGGCAACCAGCAGATCACCAACGGCTGGACCGCGGTCTGGTCGCAGTCTGGCTCCGAAGTCACCGCTACCAACGAATCGTGGAACGCGAACATCCCCGCCAACGGTTCGGTGACGCTCGGCTTCAACGGCAGCTACAGCGGCTCCAACCCGCCCCCCACCACGTTCTTCCTGAACGGCGTGGAGTGCACCGGTGAGCAGCAGACGGCTCCCCCGGAGGTGTCGATCAGTAGCCCGGCCGACGGAGCTTCCTTCACCGCCCCGGCGGACGTCACCGTCGAGGCGACCGCCAGCAGCGACGAAGGCAGCGTCGACCGGGTCGAGTTCTACATCAACGGCAACCTCGCCGGCAGCGACACCAGCGCCCCGTACAGCTTCACGCACGAGGGCCTGCCGGCCGGCAGCTACGTGCTCGGGGCCCGCGCCGTCGACGACCAGGACCAGGCCGCCACCGACGAGGTCACAGTGGTGGTCGACGCCAGCGCTGAGCCGACTGTGGTGACCAGCCTCAACACGGTCAACTTCACCGAGGGTGGCAGCGGCGGCTATGAGGTGAGCCTCTCCCACGAGCCGGCCGGCACGGTCACCGTGACCACCGAGCAGAGCTCGGGCGGGACCGGGTTCACCCTCGAGGAGGGCGCGCAGCTGACCTTCACCAGCGCCGACTGGGACCAGCCGCAGTCGGTGGTGGTCGCCGCGGCCGAGGGCACCGGCGGCAGCAGCGCCGAGTTCACCAGCAACGCCACCGGCCACATCGCCGCGACCGTCACCGTCAACTCGCTGACCAGCGGTGGCGACGACGAGGTGTGGGTGGACCGGTTCCTGGAGCAGTACGACAAGGTCAAGAACTCCGGCTACTTCAGCTCGCACGGGATTCCGTACCACTCGATCGAGACGCTGATCGTGGAGGCGCCCGACTACGGCCACGTCACCACCTCGGAGGCGTTCAGCTTCTGGCTGTGGATGGAGGCCTACTACGGAAAGCTCACTGAGGACTGGCAGCCGTTCAACGCGGCCTGGCAGACCATGGAGACCTACATCATCCCGGGCAGCGACGACCAGCCCAGCGCGGGCGCGGCCGGTGACGCCATCTACGCCGCCGAGCACCCGCAACCCAGCATGTACCCCAGCGTGCTAGACGACACCGTCCCGGTCGGCGACGACCCGCTGCGTTCGGAGCTGCAGTCCACCCACGGCACCGGTGAGATCTATGGCATGCACTGGCTGCTCGACGTGGACAACGCCTATGGGTACGGCCACTGCGGCGACGGCACCACCTCACCGTCGTACATCAACACCTTCCAGCGTGGTGAGCAGGAGTCGGTCTGGGAGACGGTCCCGCACCCGTCGTGTGAGACCTTCGACTTCGGTGGCTCGAACGGCTTCCTGCCGCTCTTCATCGACGACCCGGAGGGCGGCGCCGAGCAGTGGCGCTACACCAACGCCCCGGACGCCGACGCGCGCGCCATCCAGTCTGCATACTGGGCCTTGACCTGGGCCCGGGAGCAGGGCAACGAGTCGCAGGTCTCCGGCACTATTGACGACGCCGCCAAGATGGGCGACTACCTGCGGTACTCGCTGTTCGACAAGTACTTCAAGGAGATCGGCAACTGCGTCGGCGCCACGGAGTGCCCGGCGGGCAGCGGCCGGGATTCGGCACACTACCTGCTCTCCTGGTACTACTCCTGGGGCGGTTCGTACCCGAGTAACGACTGGTCCTGGCGGATCGGCTCCAGCCACAACCACTTCGGATACCAGAACCCGATGTCGGCGTACGCGATGGTGACCGAACCGGCGCTGCAGACCTCCTCGCCGACCTTCGTGTCGGACTGGGAGAACAGCCTGGAGCGCACCATCGAGTTCTACCTGTGGCTGCAGTCCTCCGAGGGCGGCATCGCCGGTGGCGCCACCAACAGCTGGGGTGGCCACTATGGCACCCCGCCGGCGGGTACGCCCACCTTCTACGGGATGTTCTACGACGAGCACCCCGTCTACAAGGACCCGGGCAGCAACGGCTGGTTCGGTATGCAGGTGTGGTCGCTGCAGCGGCTCGCCGAGTACCTCTACCTGACCGGCGACGAGCGCGCCGAGCAGGTGCTGGAGCGGTGGGCGCCGTGGGCGATCAGCGAGACCACCATCGGCGCCGACGGCGAGTACGCGGTGCCGGCGGAGATGGCGTGGAGCGGCGCACCCACCACCTGGGACCCGTCCGACCCGCTGGGCCACCAGAACCCGAACCTGAACGTCGAGGTGGTCGCGCACAACCAGGACGTCGGCGTCACCGCCGCGTACGCCCGGACCCTGCTGTGGTACGCCGCGGCGACCGGGGACACCGACGCCCAGGAGACCGCGCTCGGGCTGATCGAGGCGCTCTACGCCAACATGGGCGACCTCGGTGTCACGGTGACCGAGGAGCGGCCGGACTACGAGCGGTTCCTGGATGTTCACAATGACCCGCCGGGCTTCGAGGACGGGCCGTTCATCCCGTCCGGGTTCAGCGGTCAGATGGGCAACGGCGAGCTGGTCGAGCCCGGCGTGACCTTCTACGACCTGCGGTCGTTCTACGCCGACGACCCGAACATCGACCAGGTGCTGGCCTACGCCCAGGACCCGGACAACGCCCCGGTGCCGACCTTCGAGTACCACCGGAGCTGGGCGCAGATGGACGTGGCGATGGCCTTCGCCGACTACGCCCTGCTGTTCCCCAACGGCTGA
- a CDS encoding FUSC family protein has translation MTKVTEAIARQWEGLSQLPAAVARTGRELAQPESRTRTTAIQISKATAAAIVAWYIAGELLGSEAAWLAPVTAVLMVHSTGYRSLAEGMKRVVAVAAGVVLAAAVGNLLGLSALGLLLVVPLSLLGARLRWIGAQGEYIAITAVLLLTFGVATDQNFLLAYVTDTLLGAATGALINLFVFPPAYQRSTRAAISDLATHTAEVLRDIAAGARSDWDHDEADRWHRRANRLDDEARAAQTALAWNREGLRYNPWRRRDDRPSEHYQPAVDTLWHIAIEVRSLTRTLRDNLPGDGERELRDEVPPLVDDLAPLLESAAEVVDTFGDDPVVTDGRLSEPVRASLGRAEELFHDMAQRLPQAGSQAPEAYAAGGSTLELVGRILSFLRTLDHDDQPADSDDQR, from the coding sequence ATGACCAAGGTGACCGAGGCGATCGCCCGGCAGTGGGAGGGGCTGAGCCAGCTACCGGCGGCCGTCGCCCGAACGGGACGAGAACTCGCCCAGCCCGAGAGCCGGACCCGGACCACGGCGATCCAGATCAGCAAGGCTACCGCGGCCGCGATCGTGGCCTGGTATATCGCCGGCGAGCTACTCGGCAGCGAGGCCGCCTGGCTGGCCCCGGTGACTGCTGTCCTGATGGTCCACAGCACGGGGTACCGCTCGTTGGCCGAAGGGATGAAACGGGTGGTGGCGGTGGCGGCCGGGGTGGTGCTAGCCGCCGCCGTGGGTAACCTGCTCGGCCTCAGCGCGCTGGGGCTGCTGCTGGTGGTGCCGCTGAGCCTGCTCGGCGCCCGGCTCCGGTGGATCGGAGCCCAGGGCGAGTACATCGCGATCACCGCGGTGCTCCTGCTCACCTTCGGCGTCGCCACCGACCAGAACTTTCTGCTGGCCTACGTCACCGACACCCTGTTGGGCGCCGCCACCGGCGCACTGATCAACCTGTTCGTCTTCCCGCCCGCCTACCAGCGCAGCACCCGCGCCGCCATCAGCGACCTCGCCACCCACACTGCGGAGGTGCTGCGCGACATCGCTGCCGGCGCCCGCTCTGACTGGGACCACGACGAGGCCGACCGCTGGCACCGGCGCGCCAACCGCCTCGACGACGAGGCGCGAGCCGCCCAGACGGCGCTGGCATGGAACCGAGAAGGGCTACGGTACAACCCGTGGCGGCGACGCGACGACCGTCCCAGCGAGCATTACCAGCCGGCGGTCGACACGTTGTGGCACATCGCGATCGAGGTACGGTCGCTGACCCGTACCCTCCGTGACAACCTCCCCGGCGATGGTGAACGCGAGCTGCGAGACGAGGTACCGCCGCTCGTCGACGACCTGGCGCCGCTGTTGGAGTCGGCGGCTGAAGTAGTCGACACCTTCGGCGATGACCCGGTGGTCACCGACGGCCGGCTGAGCGAACCGGTCCGGGCCTCGCTGGGCCGTGCCGAGGAGCTCTTCCACGACATGGCGCAGCGGCTCCCACAGGCCGGCAGCCAGGCGCCGGAGGCGTACGCGGCCGGCGGCTCCACCCTGGAACTGGTCGGCCGGATCCTCAGCTTCCTACGCACCCTGGACCACGATGACCAGCCAGCTGACTCCGACGACCAGCGCTGA